One window of the Anguilla rostrata isolate EN2019 chromosome 13, ASM1855537v3, whole genome shotgun sequence genome contains the following:
- the LOC135238403 gene encoding SAM pointed domain-containing Ets transcription factor-like: protein MGNPDGGIVTHPSLAVLDIGDAKPPHGLPAGALERHPQGVYLSCFDTLLSEDVAWLLKAPEAPDAPQAPAAGPEQCPVIDSQVVSPAQVELEEQVEDGSLEQVQTLVVGEVMKDIETACKLLNITADPMEWSSGNVQKWVLWTEHLYRLPHVGGAFKELSGRDLCAMNEEDFRQRCLPSGDVLHAHLDIWKSAAWMKARCTSEDNKIAEGEELWAEADSSCSGQPIHLWQFLRELLLKPHAYGRCIRWLHKEKGIFKIEDSAHVARLWGLRKNRPAMNYDKLSRSIRQYYKKGIIRKPAVSQRLVYQFLHPV, encoded by the exons ATGGGGAACCCGGACGGGGGCATTGTCACGCACCCCTCCCTCGCCGTCCTGGACATAGGGGACGCCAAACCCCCCCACGGCCTGCCCGCCGGTGCCCTTGAGCGCCACCCGCAGGGCGTTTACCTGTCCTGCTTCGACACGCTCCTCAGCGAAGACGTGGCCTGGCTCCTGAAGGCCCCGGAGGCCCCGGAcgccccccaggcccccgcCGCGGGGCCCGAGCAGTGCCCCGTCATAGACAGCCAGGTGGTGTCCCCCGCccaggtggagctggaggagcaggtggaggacgGCTCCCTGGAGCAGGTGCAGACCCTCGTCGTGGGGGAGGTGATGAAGGACATCGAGACGGCCTGCAAGCTGCTCAACATCACGGCAG ATCCCATGGAGTGGAGCAGCGGCAACGTGCAGAAATGGGTGCTGTGGACGGAACACCTGTACCGGCTGCCCCATGTGGGCGGGGCCTTCAAGGAGCTCAGCGGCAGAGACCTGTGCGCCATGAACGAGGAGGACTTCCGACAGCGCTGTCTGCCGAGCGGGGACGTCCTGCACGCCCACCTGGACATCTGGAAGTCAG CTGCGTGGATGAAAGCCCGGTGTACATCAGAAGACAACAAAATTGCCG AAGGGGAGGAGCTATGGGCAGAGGCTGACTCCTCCTGCTCGGGGCAGCCCATCCACCTGTGGCAGTTCCTCCGGGAGCTGCTGCTCAAGCCCCACGCCTACGGCCGCTGCATCCGCTGGCTCCACAAGGAGAAAG GCATCTTTAAAATCGAGGACTCGGCGCACGTGGCGCGGCTGTGGGGCCTGAGGAAGAACCGCCCGGCCATGAACTACGACAAGCTGAGCCGCTCCATCCGCCAGTACTACAAGAAGGGCATCATCCGCAAGCCCGCCGTGTCCCAGAGGCTGGTCTACCAGTTCCTGCACCCCGTATGA
- the LOC135237334 gene encoding protein kinase C and casein kinase substrate in neurons protein 1-like isoform X1, protein MSGSYDESASFEEATDSFWEVGNYKRAVKRIDDGHRLCNDLMSCIQERAKIEKAYSQQLTDWSKRWKQLVEKGPQYGTVERAWLAVMTEADKVSELHQEVKNGLLNEDLEKVKNWQKDSYHKQMMGGFKETKEAEEGFKKAQKPWAKKAKELETAKKAYHLACKEEKLASTREANSKAEASVTPDQQKKLHEKVDKCKQDVQKAKEKYEKALDELSKCTPQYTEHMEQVFDQCQQLEEKRLSFLREVLLDIKRHLNLTENQSYASVYRELERTINAASTQEDLKWFSNNHGPGMHMNWPQFEEYNPDVAHPVAKREKVKKPNEGVTAVGDHVLAQAGDRGSVSSYDKNQAYTTEWSDDEQPASQSGNETNGGANPFEEESGSSGKGVGAGVGAGAGAVANTGVRVRALYDYDGQEQDELSFKAGDELMKLEDEDEQGWCKGRLDSGRMGLYPANYVEPI, encoded by the exons ATGTCTGGCTCCTACGACGAATCCGCCAGCTTCGAAGAGGCCACAGACAGCTTCTGGGAG GTGGGGAACTACAAGCGCGCGGTCAAGCGGATCGACGATGGGCACCGGCTCTGCAATGACCTCATGAGCTGCATCCAGGAGCGTGCCAAAATCGAGAAAGCCTACAGCCAGCAACTGACTGACTGGTCCAAGCGGTGGAAACAGCTGGTGGAGAAAG GTCCTCAGTATGGCACGGTGGAGCGCGCCTGGCTGGCGGTCATGACCGAGGCGGACAAGGTGAGCGAGCTGCACCAGGAGGTGAAGAACGGCCTGCTGAACGAGGACCTGGAGAAGGTGAAGAACTGGCAGAAGGACTCCTACCACAAGCAGATGATGGGCGGCTTCAAGGAGACCAAGGAGGCCGAGGAGGGCTTCAAGAAGGCCCAGAAGCCCTGGGCCAAGAAGGCCAAGGAG CTGGAGACCGCCAAGAAGGCGTACCACTTAGCGTGCAAAGAGGAGAAGCTGGCGTCCACCCGGGAGGCCAATAGCAAGGCTGAGGCCTCCGTCACGCCCGACCAGCAGAAGAAGCTCCACGAGAAAGTGGACAAGTGCAAACAGGACGTGCAGAAG GCCAAGGAGAAGTACGAGAAGGCCCTGGACGAGCTGAGCAAGTGCACGCCGCAGTACACGGAGCACATGGAGCAGGTGTTCGACCAGTgccagcagctggaggagaagagacTAAGCTTCCTCAGGGAGGTGCTGCTGGACATCAAACGGCACCTCAACCTCACCGAGAACCAAAg cTACGCCTCAGTGTACCGGGAACTGGAGCGCACCATCAACGCTGCCAGCACTCAAGAGGACCTCAAGTGGTTCAGCAACAACCACGGTCCTGGCATGCACATGAACTGGCCCCAGTTCGAG GAGTACAACCCGGATGTCGCCCACCCCGTCGCCAAGAGGGAGAAGGTGAAGAAGCCCAATGAGGGGGTCACTGCGGTGGGGGACCACGTGTTGGCCCAGGCGGGCGACAGGGGCAG tgtgaGCAGTTATGATAAGAACCAGGCGTACACCACGGAGTGGTCTGACGACGAGCAGCCGGCCTCCCAGTCGGGCAACGAGACCAACGGTGGCGCCAACCCTTTCGAGGAGGAGTCAGGCTCCAGCGGGAAGGGCGTGGGCGCGGGTGTGGGCGCGGGCGCGGGAGCGGTCGCAAACACGGGCGTGCGCGTGCGGGCGCTGTACGACTACGACGGGCAGGAGCAGGACGAGCTCAGCTTCAAAGCCG GGGACGAACTGATGAAGctggaggacgaggacgagcaGGGCTGGTGCAAAGGTCGCCTGGACAGCGGCCGGATGGGCTTGTACCCGGCGAATTACGTGGAGCCTATCTAa
- the LOC135237334 gene encoding protein kinase C and casein kinase substrate in neurons protein 1-like isoform X2 produces MSGSYDESASFEEATDSFWEVGNYKRAVKRIDDGHRLCNDLMSCIQERAKIEKAYSQQLTDWSKRWKQLVEKGPQYGTVERAWLAVMTEADKVSELHQEVKNGLLNEDLEKVKNWQKDSYHKQMMGGFKETKEAEEGFKKAQKPWAKKAKELETAKKAYHLACKEEKLASTREANSKAEASVTPDQQKKLHEKVDKCKQDVQKAKEKYEKALDELSKCTPQYTEHMEQVFDQCQQLEEKRLSFLREVLLDIKRHLNLTENQSYASVYRELERTINAASTQEDLKWFSNNHGPGMHMNWPQFEEYNPDVAHPVAKREKVKKPNEGVTAVGDHVLAQAGDRGRSSPL; encoded by the exons ATGTCTGGCTCCTACGACGAATCCGCCAGCTTCGAAGAGGCCACAGACAGCTTCTGGGAG GTGGGGAACTACAAGCGCGCGGTCAAGCGGATCGACGATGGGCACCGGCTCTGCAATGACCTCATGAGCTGCATCCAGGAGCGTGCCAAAATCGAGAAAGCCTACAGCCAGCAACTGACTGACTGGTCCAAGCGGTGGAAACAGCTGGTGGAGAAAG GTCCTCAGTATGGCACGGTGGAGCGCGCCTGGCTGGCGGTCATGACCGAGGCGGACAAGGTGAGCGAGCTGCACCAGGAGGTGAAGAACGGCCTGCTGAACGAGGACCTGGAGAAGGTGAAGAACTGGCAGAAGGACTCCTACCACAAGCAGATGATGGGCGGCTTCAAGGAGACCAAGGAGGCCGAGGAGGGCTTCAAGAAGGCCCAGAAGCCCTGGGCCAAGAAGGCCAAGGAG CTGGAGACCGCCAAGAAGGCGTACCACTTAGCGTGCAAAGAGGAGAAGCTGGCGTCCACCCGGGAGGCCAATAGCAAGGCTGAGGCCTCCGTCACGCCCGACCAGCAGAAGAAGCTCCACGAGAAAGTGGACAAGTGCAAACAGGACGTGCAGAAG GCCAAGGAGAAGTACGAGAAGGCCCTGGACGAGCTGAGCAAGTGCACGCCGCAGTACACGGAGCACATGGAGCAGGTGTTCGACCAGTgccagcagctggaggagaagagacTAAGCTTCCTCAGGGAGGTGCTGCTGGACATCAAACGGCACCTCAACCTCACCGAGAACCAAAg cTACGCCTCAGTGTACCGGGAACTGGAGCGCACCATCAACGCTGCCAGCACTCAAGAGGACCTCAAGTGGTTCAGCAACAACCACGGTCCTGGCATGCACATGAACTGGCCCCAGTTCGAG GAGTACAACCCGGATGTCGCCCACCCCGTCGCCAAGAGGGAGAAGGTGAAGAAGCCCAATGAGGGGGTCACTGCGGTGGGGGACCACGTGTTGGCCCAGGCGGGCGACAGGGGCAG GTCATCCCCCCTCTGA